The nucleotide window CCTATTATTAAAGATAATTTATCTATTTGGCAAGGAGATATAACTAGACTTGAAGTAAATGCTATTGTTAATGCAGCAAACTCACAAATGTTAGGTTGCTTCCTTCCTATGCATACTTGTATAGATAATCAAATTCATACTTTTGCAGGTGTACAACTTAGAGAAGAATGTTATAATCAGATGAACAAATTAAGAGAAAAATATGGAAGTGACTATGTACAAGCTACAGCTATTCCTATGATTACAGATGCATATAATCTTCCTGCAAAGAAAGTAATACATATTGTTGGTCCTATAGTAGCTAACGGACTTAATTCTGAATTAGAGAAAAATCTTGAAGATTGCTATATAAATACATTAAATATCTGTTTGGAAAATGATATAAAAAGTCTAGCATTTTGTTGTATATCAACAGGTGAATTCCATTTTCCAAATAAGAGAGCTGCAGAAATTGCTATAAAAGCAGTTTCAGAATGGTCTTTAAGACATCCTAATTCAATGGAAAGAATCATCTTTAATGTATTCAAAGACGAGGACAGGAGATATTATGAAGAATTGCTATAATAAAAATGGATATAGAGAGACTATTCAAAAAGGCTTAAATGCTATTAGGAGTTTGAGTGGAAATATTTCTACTAAAAAAGTTTCAAGGGAAGAGCAACTTAAGAAATTGAAAAATGAGATTCAAAATGCTGATGCTATTGTAATAGGTGCTGGTGCTGGTCTATCAACATCTGCTGGTTTAACATATAGTGGAGATAGATTTGAAAAATATTTCTTTGATTTTGCTGAAAAATATGGAATAAAAGATATTTATTCTGGTGGTTT belongs to Fusobacterium periodonticum ATCC 33693 and includes:
- a CDS encoding protein-ADP-ribose hydrolase; translated protein: MNRSQEDKLDYLLKKFIADSDNYKNIEIPNNITDKKRILRSLMNIRMPKKLSEEVLKVQDEYLSTCAKEKGIVKLADIPIIKDNLSIWQGDITRLEVNAIVNAANSQMLGCFLPMHTCIDNQIHTFAGVQLREECYNQMNKLREKYGSDYVQATAIPMITDAYNLPAKKVIHIVGPIVANGLNSELEKNLEDCYINTLNICLENDIKSLAFCCISTGEFHFPNKRAAEIAIKAVSEWSLRHPNSMERIIFNVFKDEDRRYYEELL